The following are encoded together in the Tribolium castaneum strain GA2 chromosome 3, icTriCast1.1, whole genome shotgun sequence genome:
- the LOC135265233 gene encoding zinc finger Y-chromosomal protein-like, which translates to MLEKIELFNCEDSTIFSQYRCKLCPFYSNFLIALHSHVQKAHSIEGQLSVVTFKLHRCANCGLETFSHLVYLRHVRTCPNRCKRSEFRRVRIRGSKWYKCPHCCYKSKQSGGVKAHIIARHTSFEETNWFECDYCAFRTKTKGDLKKHTQRIHTREGVDNYKKFQCDLCPFQTKRRPSLRMHMITQHTNCNQTVVKTEVLYYCTVCEYKTKRSDNLKTHVREQHAAPDDIEWFECDQCEYRAKRGHRLKEHKLMKHTDLDRIQWFKCGHCAYKGKLKANLKAHILTKHIDLDLQLL; encoded by the coding sequence atgttggaaaaaattgaactCTTCAATTGCGAAGACTCgacaattttttcacaatatCGGTGCAAACTGTGCCCGTTTTATTCCAATTTTCTAATAGCTTTACACTCACACGTCCAAAAAGCCCATTCCATCGAGGGCCAGCTCTCTGTAGTCACCTTCAAGCTCCACAGATGCGCGAACTGTGGTCTTGAGACTTTTTCACACTTGGTCTACTTACGACACGTCCGTACTTGCCCTAATAGATGTAAACGGTCCGAATTTCGGAGGGTGCGTATCAGGGGCTCAAAATGGTACAAGTGCCCCCACTGTTGCTACAAGTCCAAGCAAAGCGGGGGCGTAAAAGCGCACATTATCGCCCGGCACACGTCGTTTGAGGAAACTAATTGGTTCGAGTGCGATTACTGTGCCTTCAGGACCAAAACCAAGggcgatttgaaaaaacacaccCAGCGAATTCATACGCGGGAAGGTGTCGacaattacaaaaagtttCAGTGCGACTTGTGCCCTTTTCAAACTAAGAGGAGACCCTCTTTACGCATGCACATGATAACGCAACACACAAACTGCAACCAAACGGTTGTAAAGACAGAGGTGTTGTATTACTGCACTGTTTGCGAATACAAAACCAAGCGTTCAGATAACTTGAAAACACACGTCAGGGAACAACATGCAGCACCTGACGATATTGAATGGTTTGAGTGCGACCAGTGTGAGTACAGAGCCAAAAGGGGGCACAGGCTGAAGGAGCACAAGTTAATGAAACACACGGACTTGGACAGGATCCAGTGGTTCAAATGCGGGCATTGTGCATACAAAGGCAAGCTGAAGGCGAACCTGAAGGCCCACATTTTAACGAAACATATTGACTTAGACTTGCAGCTTTTATAG
- the LOC100141709 gene encoding zinc finger Y-chromosomal protein — translation MYEFNPFRLFKVGAQKPSSCDYLFDCMKKDAPGLYKCENCEFTAFLKVNLTIHTAMFHHSTGKNFTFDNFLTSANETYNMTNILKFHHCLDCDFGTYSLLLFARHQFDHHAVKPKPKMPKIESKIPRKTRAHINYRAFKRNELFECSQCNAKTRSAYSLMKHIEVLHGFVDEFKVFTCEKCPFKSQYEGALKKHLKRHEAESSDEWFTCDQCPYKSKQQNYLQRHVKANHTDSKKYGCEHCDYKAKTKCTLKDHVISRHTALENINWFLCELCAYKCKHKRNLMQHKRGKHKLKV, via the coding sequence ATGTACGAATTTAACCCTTTCCGCTTGTTTAAAGTGGGGGCGCAAAAGCCCTCAAGCTGTGACTACCTCTTCGACTGTATGAAAAAAGACGCTCCAGGACTATACAAGTGCGAGAACTGCGAGTTCACCGCATTCCTCAAAGTCAATTTAACAATCCACACTGCGATGTTCCACCACTCAACTGGCAAAAACTTCACCTTTGATAACTTCCTCACAAGCGCGAACGAAACTTACAACATGACAAACATCCTAAAATTCCACCATTGTCTCGACTGCGATTTCGGCACCTATTCGCTACTTTTGTTTGCCCGCCACCAATTCGACCACCACGCGGTCAAACCCAAGCCAAAAATGCCCAAAATCGAGTCGAAAATCCCCCGAAAAACGCGCGCCCACATCAACTATCGGGCCTTCAAACGCAACGAATTGTTCGAATGTAGTCAATGCAATGCCAAAACTAGGAGCGCCTACAGTTTGATGAAACACATAGAGGTGTTGCACGGGTTTGTGGACGAGTTTAAGGTTTTCACGTGCGAGAAATGCCCTTTTAAGTCGCAGTATGAGGGGGCGCTTAAAAAGCACCTGAAACGGCACGAGGCCGAAAGCAGCGACGAGTGGTTCACGTGCGACCAGTGCCCCTATAAGAGCAAACAGCAGAACTACCTGCAAAGGCACGTTAAAGCCAATCACActgattcaaaaaaatatgggtGCGAGCATTGCGACTACAAAGCTAAGACCAAATGCACTCTGAAGGACCATGTTATTTCCAGGCACACTGCTCTGGAAAATATCAACTGGTTTTTGTGCGAACTGTGCGCCTACAAGTGCAAGCATAAGCGAAATCTGATGCAACACAAGCGGGGAAAACATAAACTGAAAGTTTAA